A genomic stretch from Prochlorococcus marinus str. MIT 9312 includes:
- a CDS encoding DUF2839 domain-containing protein, whose translation MGEAKRRKTLGLPPKKNNTTTKIDESPRLFEWLPFTINQRDNLIKLSIKASWFGIGGLVILWIVVRFIGPAAGWWTLADSL comes from the coding sequence ATGGGAGAAGCAAAAAGACGTAAAACACTTGGTTTACCTCCAAAAAAAAATAATACTACAACTAAAATTGATGAGTCTCCAAGATTATTTGAATGGCTGCCCTTTACAATCAATCAAAGAGATAACCTAATTAAATTAAGTATTAAGGCAAGTTGGTTTGGGATCGGAGGGTTAGTAATCTTATGGATTGTAGTGAGATTTATAGGCCCTGCTGCTGGGTGGTGGACTTTAGCTGATTCTTTATAA
- a CDS encoding 50S ribosomal protein L23 produces the protein MSKLFDSRLADVIRKPVITEKATNALDLNQYTFEVDHRAAKPQIKAAIEALFSVKVIGVNTMNPPRRTRRVGKFSGKRSQVKKAIVRLAEGDKIQLFPES, from the coding sequence ATGAGTAAATTATTTGATTCTCGTTTAGCAGATGTAATAAGAAAGCCAGTTATTACTGAAAAAGCTACAAACGCACTAGATCTTAACCAATATACTTTTGAAGTCGATCATAGAGCGGCAAAGCCACAAATTAAAGCTGCTATTGAAGCCTTGTTCAGTGTTAAAGTCATAGGAGTTAACACTATGAATCCTCCTAGGAGAACAAGAAGAGTGGGCAAATTTTCCGGTAAACGTTCTCAGGTCAAGAAGGCAATTGTTCGTCTTGCTGAAGGAGACAAAATCCAACTATTTCCAGAATCTTAA
- the recA gene encoding recombinase RecA, whose product MSLEEKKKPESKEKDKALSLVLGQIERNFGRGSIMRLGDASRMKVETISTGALTLDLALGGGYPKGRVVEVYGPESSGKTTLTLHAIAEVQKNGGVAAFVDAEHALDPVYAASLGVDVENLLVSQPDTGEMALEIVDQLIRSSAVDLVVVDSVAALTPRAEIEGEMGDHVIGSQARLMSQAMRKITGNIGKSGCTVIFLNQLRLKIGVTYGNPETTTGGNALKFYASVRLDIRRIQTLKRGTEEYGIRAKVKVAKNKVAPPFRIAEFDILFGKGISTTGCLLDLAEETNIIIRRGAWYSYEGENIGQGRDNTIIWLDQNLEIRNKVESMVKEKLTEGTEVSSNSMKALNSNPANTIAVNDIKTVA is encoded by the coding sequence ATGAGCCTTGAAGAAAAGAAAAAACCCGAATCAAAAGAAAAAGACAAGGCTTTAAGTCTTGTCTTAGGTCAAATAGAAAGAAATTTTGGACGAGGATCAATAATGAGACTTGGTGACGCCTCAAGAATGAAAGTAGAAACAATATCTACTGGAGCGCTCACCTTAGATTTAGCATTAGGAGGGGGCTACCCAAAAGGAAGAGTAGTAGAAGTTTACGGACCAGAAAGTTCAGGAAAAACAACATTAACGCTTCACGCGATTGCGGAAGTCCAAAAGAATGGAGGAGTAGCTGCATTTGTAGATGCTGAGCATGCACTCGATCCAGTTTATGCAGCCTCTTTAGGAGTTGATGTTGAAAATTTGTTAGTTTCACAACCAGATACAGGTGAAATGGCTCTGGAAATAGTTGACCAACTTATAAGATCGAGTGCAGTAGATCTTGTAGTTGTTGACTCGGTCGCAGCACTAACCCCAAGAGCCGAGATAGAAGGAGAGATGGGAGATCACGTAATTGGCAGCCAAGCAAGGCTAATGAGCCAAGCGATGAGGAAAATAACAGGAAATATTGGGAAATCTGGATGTACGGTAATATTCCTGAATCAATTACGCCTAAAAATTGGCGTTACATACGGCAATCCAGAAACAACCACAGGAGGTAATGCATTAAAATTTTACGCCTCAGTGAGACTTGATATCAGAAGAATTCAAACTCTTAAAAGAGGTACTGAAGAATATGGCATAAGAGCAAAAGTAAAAGTAGCAAAAAATAAAGTTGCACCACCATTTAGAATTGCAGAGTTTGATATTCTCTTCGGAAAAGGTATTAGTACAACAGGATGTTTATTAGATTTAGCAGAAGAGACTAATATCATCATAAGGAGAGGTGCTTGGTATAGTTATGAAGGAGAAAATATTGGACAAGGAAGAGATAATACAATTATTTGGCTTGATCAAAACTTAGAAATCAGGAATAAAGTAGAATCTATGGTTAAAGAGAAATTAACAGAAGGAACTGAAGTCAGTTCTAATTCAATGAAAGCATTAAATAGCAATCCTGCTAATACAATCGCTGTTAATGATATAAAAACAGTAGCTTAG
- the rplD gene encoding 50S ribosomal protein L4, translated as MTTIETLKWDGKKSGEVKLDLTVAKETSSADLIHRAVLRQLANKRQGTASTLTRSEVRGGGRKPYKQKGTGRARQGSIRTPLRPGGGIIFGPKPRSYNLDMNRKERRLALRTALMSRISDVKAVEDFGSTLKQPKTSDIINGLTRLGIQKTEKVLVILDSPSEVIKKSINNIEKVKLIAADQLNVFDILNANKLVIGQSAINKIKEVYAS; from the coding sequence ATGACAACAATAGAAACTCTTAAGTGGGATGGAAAAAAATCCGGCGAAGTTAAACTTGACTTAACAGTTGCTAAGGAAACTTCTTCAGCAGACTTAATCCATAGAGCAGTTCTTAGGCAATTAGCAAATAAAAGACAAGGCACTGCATCAACTTTGACAAGATCTGAAGTAAGAGGTGGTGGTAGAAAGCCATATAAACAGAAAGGTACAGGAAGAGCTCGTCAAGGTTCAATAAGAACCCCCTTAAGACCTGGTGGTGGAATTATTTTTGGCCCTAAACCGCGTTCTTACAATCTTGATATGAATCGAAAGGAACGGAGGTTAGCTCTAAGAACAGCACTTATGTCAAGAATATCTGATGTGAAGGCTGTTGAAGATTTTGGATCTACCCTAAAGCAACCTAAAACAAGTGACATTATCAATGGCCTTACTCGATTAGGAATACAAAAAACTGAAAAAGTTTTGGTTATTCTTGATAGTCCCTCTGAGGTAATAAAAAAATCCATAAATAATATTGAAAAAGTAAAATTAATAGCCGCCGATCAACTAAATGTATTTGATATTCTCAACGCTAATAAGTTGGTCATTGGTCAATCAGCAATAAATAAAATTAAGGAGGTTTATGCATCATGA
- the rplC gene encoding 50S ribosomal protein L3: MSIGILGKKLGMSQLFDDKGNAVPVTLIEAGPCRVTQLKTTTLDGYSAVQIGYGLSKDKHINKPEKGHLLKSGEELLKHLKEYRVEETTSYEIGNQITVKNFEVGQKVDISGKSMGRGFAGYQKRHGFSRGPMSHGSKNHRAPGSTGAGTTPGRIYPGKRMAGRYGGKQITTKGLLVLKIDDQKNLLVIKGSVPGKPGSIVNIKPNNVVGKKGGQKS, from the coding sequence ATGTCTATAGGAATTTTAGGAAAGAAATTGGGTATGTCCCAACTTTTCGATGACAAAGGTAATGCTGTACCAGTTACGCTTATAGAAGCTGGTCCATGCCGTGTCACTCAATTGAAAACTACCACTTTGGATGGTTATTCCGCCGTTCAGATAGGATATGGATTGTCTAAAGACAAGCATATAAATAAACCTGAAAAGGGACATTTATTGAAGTCAGGTGAAGAACTTTTAAAGCACTTAAAAGAATATAGGGTTGAAGAAACTACATCTTATGAAATTGGAAATCAAATAACAGTAAAAAACTTTGAGGTCGGCCAAAAAGTTGATATTAGTGGCAAATCTATGGGTAGAGGTTTTGCTGGTTACCAGAAAAGGCATGGTTTTAGCAGAGGTCCTATGAGTCATGGCTCAAAAAATCATAGAGCTCCAGGTTCTACAGGAGCAGGAACAACCCCGGGCAGAATTTATCCTGGGAAAAGAATGGCAGGAAGATATGGAGGTAAACAGATAACTACAAAAGGTTTGTTAGTTCTAAAAATTGATGATCAGAAAAACTTGCTAGTGATAAAGGGTTCTGTTCCAGGTAAGCCTGGCTCAATTGTCAACATTAAGCCAAATAATGTTGTAGGTAAAAAAGGAGGTCAAAAATCATGA
- a CDS encoding HAD family hydrolase, which translates to MSSQKIFLFDFDGVIVDGMQEYWHSSLLACERYLNSPYISIDQKLYEKVPNSFKEIRPWVKYGWEMILIVHEIIKTENPLKNDNKDDFMNNYHQNCQRILNENSWIAEDLQKMLDKSRKYQIDKDFKSWVNLHNPFFEIINFMKELRKREIKIGVITTKSKIFAEKILKQLNIFPEFIFGYESGTKIKITEKLTQTYEILGFIEDRKKTLIDIKQNSETSHIPCFLADWGYLKGTDRDTLSNEIKLLKLGNLEELVAFKR; encoded by the coding sequence GTGTCTTCTCAAAAAATATTTCTATTTGATTTCGATGGAGTAATAGTCGATGGAATGCAAGAATATTGGCATAGTTCCTTGCTGGCCTGTGAAAGATATTTGAATTCACCCTACATCTCTATTGATCAAAAACTTTATGAAAAAGTACCAAATTCTTTCAAAGAAATTAGGCCTTGGGTTAAATATGGTTGGGAAATGATTCTAATTGTTCACGAAATTATAAAAACAGAAAATCCATTAAAAAATGATAATAAAGATGATTTCATGAATAATTATCATCAAAATTGCCAGAGGATATTAAATGAAAATTCCTGGATTGCCGAAGATTTACAAAAAATGTTAGATAAGTCACGCAAGTACCAAATTGATAAAGATTTTAAATCGTGGGTAAATTTACATAATCCTTTTTTTGAAATTATAAATTTCATGAAAGAATTAAGGAAAAGAGAAATAAAAATTGGAGTTATAACAACTAAGAGTAAAATATTTGCAGAAAAAATTCTTAAACAATTAAATATTTTTCCAGAATTTATTTTTGGTTATGAATCAGGAACAAAAATCAAAATAACTGAAAAGCTTACACAAACTTATGAAATTTTAGGTTTCATAGAAGATAGAAAAAAAACTCTAATAGATATTAAACAAAATTCAGAAACTTCTCACATTCCATGCTTCCTCGCAGATTGGGGATATTTGAAAGGAACAGATAGAGATACTTTAAGTAATGAAATCAAATTATTAAAATTAGGCAACCTTGAGGAATTAGTTGCATTTAAAAGATAA
- the ndhN gene encoding NAD(P)H-quinone oxidoreductase subunit N, which yields MPLLLTGKQFHNDLKTNKCLAIFAPLEGGYETRLLRRMRAKGFKTFITSARGLGDPEVFLLKLHGVRPPHLGHQSVGRNGALGEVQQVIPQASELFNENDKNKLLWLLEGQVLSQSELESLIEICTNDNKLSIVVEMGGSRKLEWKPLSNYILDEFES from the coding sequence ATGCCATTACTTCTCACAGGGAAACAGTTTCATAACGATTTAAAAACTAACAAATGTCTTGCAATCTTTGCTCCTCTTGAAGGAGGTTATGAAACTCGTCTTTTGAGGAGAATGAGGGCCAAGGGCTTTAAAACTTTTATAACCTCCGCAAGAGGGCTTGGAGATCCAGAAGTCTTCTTGCTCAAATTGCATGGCGTGAGACCTCCGCACCTTGGTCATCAAAGCGTAGGAAGAAATGGAGCGCTCGGGGAAGTTCAACAAGTAATCCCACAAGCTTCTGAGTTATTTAATGAAAATGATAAAAATAAATTACTTTGGTTATTAGAAGGTCAAGTATTGTCTCAGTCTGAATTAGAGAGCTTAATAGAGATTTGCACTAATGATAATAAACTATCAATAGTTGTTGAAATGGGAGGTTCAAGAAAACTTGAATGGAAGCCATTAAGTAATTATATTTTAGATGAATTTGAAAGTTAA
- a CDS encoding LdpA C-terminal domain-containing domain, with product MTTTKNKKDKWIKLICGASNEDIVAIEDLCAIYTAAGVDYIDVAAEESIVHAAKKGIEWAKNVFKNSPGLMISISDGNDIHFRKAKFDSLKCPPNCPRPCEKVCPTFAIDNSGIKKSKCYGCGRCLNSCPLNLISEYEYNLSKDDLASTIQKIKPNAVEIHTAINRLNSFTKVVNILKSSEMKLDKISISCGLNQSFKKSQEPEDLLKALWERYEILKKLDIPLIWQLDGRPMSGDLAPITSRDAVKLFEKIGSDLPPGLIQLAGGTNEKTHEFLNSNNLPDGIAFGSAARKIMQPLIEFAHKNNKKIYEYPERMALAIKKAQKFLEPWKSSSFK from the coding sequence TTGACTACAACCAAGAATAAAAAAGATAAATGGATTAAATTAATTTGTGGTGCCAGTAATGAAGATATTGTTGCCATAGAAGATTTATGTGCAATTTATACTGCTGCTGGTGTCGACTACATAGATGTTGCCGCAGAAGAATCTATAGTCCATGCAGCAAAAAAAGGAATCGAGTGGGCAAAAAATGTCTTTAAAAACTCCCCTGGATTAATGATAAGCATTAGTGATGGTAATGATATACACTTTCGTAAAGCAAAATTTGATTCGTTAAAATGTCCTCCTAATTGTCCAAGACCGTGCGAAAAAGTATGCCCCACCTTTGCAATTGATAATTCTGGGATCAAAAAGAGTAAATGTTATGGATGTGGAAGATGTTTGAATAGCTGTCCCCTAAATCTAATTAGTGAATATGAATATAATTTGTCAAAAGATGATTTAGCATCAACAATTCAAAAAATAAAGCCTAATGCAGTAGAAATTCATACAGCAATCAATCGCCTAAATTCTTTTACAAAAGTTGTCAATATCCTTAAAAGTTCTGAAATGAAGTTAGACAAGATATCTATCAGTTGTGGATTAAATCAATCTTTCAAAAAATCACAAGAGCCCGAAGATCTTTTGAAAGCTCTTTGGGAAAGATATGAAATTCTTAAAAAACTTGATATACCCCTTATTTGGCAGCTAGATGGAAGGCCAATGTCTGGAGATCTTGCTCCTATAACAAGTAGAGATGCTGTTAAGTTATTTGAAAAAATTGGTTCGGATCTTCCACCAGGATTAATTCAATTAGCAGGAGGAACAAATGAAAAAACTCATGAATTTTTGAATTCAAACAATCTCCCAGACGGAATAGCATTTGGAAGTGCTGCAAGAAAAATTATGCAGCCCCTTATTGAATTTGCTCACAAAAATAACAAAAAAATCTATGAGTATCCTGAAAGAATGGCTTTAGCGATCAAAAAAGCTCAGAAATTTCTAGAGCCATGGAAATCGAGCTCATTCAAATAA